TTGCGCAGTTCGCGGCGCTTCTACACGTTTGCCTATGAGTACCGCAACAAAATTCGCGCCAAGGTGCATAACGCTCAGCACCCCGGCAGCCGCGAGGACCTGCGCGCCGAGCTGGAGCTAGCGGCCACGTTGAGCGCACAGCCGAGCTTTGCCGTGGAGTACGAGCGTTTTGCGGCGCGCAAAACACGCGGCCCCGACTTTAGCGTACGGTTCAAGGGCCACACCGAATTCCACATCGAGGTGCGCCGCGTGCAGGCGCAAGCGCCACGACTGGCGCAGATCGTGGCCGAAAAGGCACGCCAACTGCCCAGCGGCGCGATCAATCTGCTGTGGCTGGCCAGCGAATACCCCGTATCCGTGGAGGAGATCGCCGCCAGCCTGCAGACGCTGCGGCAACTCAGCGCACAGGCCGCGCCCGAGGACGCCGTACTGGGCTACCGCAATCCGGCCGCGCTGCGCAAGCAACTGCCGCGCCTCAGTGCGATTCTGGTGTGGCAGGCTGGGCAGGCGACGCTGTGGCCGCAGCCAGCAGCACGCCACAGCGTGCCGCCGGAGCTGGCGAACAGCCTACGCCGTTTGTAGCCTGATTTGTATTCACCCCCTTGCCTGCAAAAGATTGGCCAGCCGCGGCTGGCCAGGCAGCGCCCTGACGGACGCCCTGCCGCATGCCGCGCACGTTGGCGGCGGCCCGGTGGCAGGTACGGAAACTTGCTGCGTGCAGCTACTGGCCTGGCGCGAAGCCGGGGCCGCGGGCGGGGCCCCACATCCCGCTGGGGATCCCGGTCTTGGCCAAGGGTTCACTGCTCTGGCAGCAAATTCAGGATGCTTATCGCATAGTTTGGGCCGCAGGGCGCAAACTGGCTGGTGAAATCAAGCCACTGGACAAGACGCTAGGCGCGTGGTTCCACGCGGTGGTGGTTTCATTTACAATTCCCGCCGCAATGGAAATCCTCATCGGTGTAGCCAAGACCAATAAATACGCCATGTCTGAAAGTGGCGACACGCTGGAAGTGGTGGAACGGCCCAGTGGCGGGCTTTCCGTGGTGCTGGCGGATGGCCAGCGCTCAGGCAAGAGCGCCAAGTTCATCTCCACCATGGTGGTGCGCAAAGTGATCAGCCTGCTGGCCGAGGGTGTGCGTGATGGCGCGGCGGCGCGGGCGGCCTCGGACTATTTGCTGACCCATCGCAATGGGCAAGTGCAATCCACGTTGAACATCATTTCGATCGAAATGGAAACACGCAAGCTACTGGTAACGCGCAACAATCCGTTGCCCGTGCTGGTCTTTCAAGATGGGGAGATCACCAGCCTGGACGAGCGCAGCGACGCGGTAGGCTTGCGGCGCGAAACGCGCCCGGTGCTCACCGCGCTGGAGATCCGCGCCGGGCTGAGCGTTGCGGTCTTCACCGATGGCTTGCCCTTTGCCGGTGAGCGCAGCGGCACACCGATGGATATTCACTCGGCGTTCAATCGCATGGCCACGCTGGGCGAAAGCCCGCAGGCGATCGCTGATGGGCTGATGAGCGAAGCGCTGACGCTGGAGCACAACCGCCCCGGCGACGACATTAGCATTCTGGTGGTGGGTGTGCGCTCGACTCTGCAGGATGACGCTGTGCGGCGCATGCAGGTGCGCCTGCCGGTGTGGCCCGGGTAGAATAGCGCCATGTCGAGTACCAAGCCGCGCGTTGGAGTGGTTGGGCCCTGCAAATCGGGCAAATCCACCCTGGTGCGCGGCTTGTTGGCGGCAGGCTACCCTGCCAATCAGATCGCCCAAGAACATTCGTTTGCGCCACGCATGTGGCAACAATTAGCCCCCACCCCGGATATTTTGTTGTATCTACATACGGAGTACCCCAATACGGTGGCACGCGGCTTGAACTGGCTGGAGCGCGACTACGCTGAGCAACTCAGGCGCTTGGCGCACGCGCGCGAGCATGCCGATTTCGAGATCAGCACGGATGCGCTCGCCGCGGAAGAGGTGCTGCAACGCGTGCTGGCGTTTTTGGACGCGGCAGCTTAAGGGTAGAGGCCGAGCAGCACCAGCGCCACGGCGCCGAGACACAAGAAGGGCGCATAGGGGATCGAAGCAAACAGCGAATAGCGCCCACGCATCAAGCTGACGAAGACAAACCCCAGGCTGTAAGCACCGGCCAGCAGGATGCCAGCCATCAGGCCCGGCAGTATCGCCGGCCAGCCCAGCAGCAAGCCGATCACGCCTGCCAAATTCACATCGCCGAAACCGAGGGCGACCTCCTCCCAGGCTTGCTTGCGCAGGCGGGCCAACAGGCGGCCAATGAGCTCGCCGGAGAAGTATAGGCCGAGCATGAGCAGGAAGCCCGCCGCCCCACCCGCCAGCGTGGGCAGCAGGCCGTGGCGCCAGGCGCCCAAGGCACCGAGCGCCAGCGCGCCGAAGAGGCTGACCGGGTGCAGAACCAGGCGATGCTCAATATCGATGACAGTGACGAGCGCGAAGTACGCAAGTACCACGGTAAGTAGATATGGCGAAAAATCCGCGGGGGGATTTTGGAAGATGTATACACAGGCCAGCAACAAGACCACGTGCACCACAAACTTGCGCGGGGCATGGATGTATGCGCCGATGGACTCAGGGGTCAGTGGCCACCAGGCCGGCCGGGCCAGGCGGCGGTGGAGTGGCAGCACGTCGGCAAGATAGTTGACGAGCAGCGCCGAGAGCAGGCCAGCGGCGATGGCGGCAATGAGCATGCGGGGATTATAGAGGGGAATAATCGATTAATTAGTTAGTCAATTGTTGATTGGTTGATTGGTTGATTAGTCCCCTCACCCCATTGACGTCGATCCACGACTGGCTCCTAACCCCCCTCTCCCTTAAGGGAGAGGGGACGCAGCGAAGCTGCGGGGGTGAGGGTTCGCGTATTGCAGTAAGAGCGCAGCGCGGCGGGGGTGCATACAAACAAAAAGACCGAGCGAACGCTCGGTCTTTTTGCTTTACATGCAGAGCCTAGTTGGCTTCGGCGGCCGGGCGGGAAGCTACGTCGACGAACTGGTCGAAGAGCTCGCGCAGCATCGGCTCCGGCAGCGCGCCGACCTGGCGATGCACCAGCTTGCCGTTGGCGACGAAGAGCATGGTGGGGATGCCGCGCACATCAAACTGGCCAGCCCACTGCGGATTCTCGTCGGTGTTGACCTTGGCGATGACGACTTTGCCGGCATACTCCTGGGCAAACTTATCCAGGATCGGGGCTACGGCGCGGCACGGGCCACACCACGGCGCCCAAAAATCCACCACGACCGGGGTTTCGGATTGCAAAACGGCCTTCTCAAAGGCTTCGTCAGTTACATGTACAGGTTCGTTGATCATGTCTCGCTCCGTTGTTGAGTTCTACGGTATCTGATGGCTTGTCGCAAGCCAATCTTACCCGTTTCCCATTTCGTCATTCCGAACAGTACCGAGCAAAGAAGAATCCTTAGGGCATTCCAAGAACTAGCTTGGCTCGCTATGCTCTAAAGGATTCCTCCCTCGTTTCACTCGGTCGGAGTGACAGTAAACGCCAGGAGTATAATCGCCGCGTGGTTTCCTTACTTCACCGAGACGCCCCCCAACCCTATACGGTAGACACCCCGGTATATCAAGGCCCGCTGGACCTGTTGTTGCAGCTGATCGAGCGCGCCGAGCTGGATATTACCAAGCTGGCGTTGGCGCAGGTAACCGATCAGTTTCTTGGCTATATGCGCACGCTGCAGGAGCTGAAGGCCGAGCGCGTGTCTGAATTCCTGGTGGTGGCGGCGCGTTTGATGCAAATCAAGTCTGAGGCGCTGCTGCCGCGCCCGGTGGTGCGCCAACCCGACGAAGAGGACCCGGCCGAAGCGCTGGTGCAGCAGTTGCTGCTGTATAAGCGCTTCAAGGAGCTGGCCAGCCTGCTGACGCTGCGCCAGGACACCGCGCTGCGCAGTTACCTGCGCATGGCGCCGCCGCCGAAGGTGGAGGGCCGCCTGGACCTGAGCGGGCTGACCGCGGTGGACATTCACCGCGCGGCGATGAAGGTGCATGCGCGTGCGGATGCGCGCGCCCCGCTGCGCACGGTGGTGGCCGCGCCGCGCGTGACGATTCGCGAGAAGATCAAAACGATCGCCGATATGCTGCGCCAGAAGACGGTCACCAGCTTCCGCGAACTGGTCGCCGGCACGCCGGACCGTTTGCACGTCGTGGTTACCTTCCTGGCAATGCTGGAGCTGGTGCGCCGTTACCGCATCGCCGCCAAGCAGGAGGCGCTATTCGAAGATATTGAGCTGCGCCGCGATGACAACTGGAATGAGACGCTCGACTTTGAGTTGGAGTTTACGGAGTAAGTACCTCCGTCATTCCGACGAGGGCAAAGCCCGAGGAGGAATCCTTTAGGGCATTGCAAGGACCAGCTTGACTCCTAATGGCCCAAAGGATTCCTCGGCTTTGTACATAGCAACCCAAATAGACTTAAGAATGCCGCCTCGGAATGACATAGACTTCAAGCACCCCCTCATTCCGAGCCTGAGTGAAGCGAATGGCGAGGATCCTTTAGGCATTCCGAGTACAAGCTTGACTTTTCCTGCCCTAAAGGATTCCTCACTCACTTCGTTCGTTCGGAATGACGGGTCGGATTTTATGCCTTACTACGTGTATATCATGTGCAACCGCACTCGCACGATCTATACCGGCGTGACCAGCAATCTAGAAGGCCGCGTATTGCAGCATAGATCCAAAGCACAGGCAGGCTTCACTCAAAAATACGACATTACTAAACTGGTTTATTATGAGGAGTACACAACCGCGCTGGAAGCGATTGCGCGCGAGAAGCAAGTTAAAACGTACAGAAGAGAAAAGAAGGTTGCTCTGATCAACGCCCTCAACCCCAAGTGGCAAGACCTAGCTGAGGATTGGGAACCGAATGCCCCCAAAGAAAACCGCTAAAACTACAAAAGCCAAAACCACAAAAAAGGCCGCCGCCCCCAGCGTGAACTGGGAGCAGGTGGCCCGGCTGCTGCTCACCTCGCGCACGATTGACGAGATCGAGGAGCAGGAGCTGGCGCCGGCTGGCAAGGTAACCTACCAGTTCTCCTCCAAGGGGCACGAGCTCTCGCAGATACTGCTGGGGCTGCAGCTGACCCAGGGGCATGATGCGGCTACGGTGTATTACCGCAGCCGCCCGTTCATGCTGGCCGCCGGGCTCACGCCGCAGGAAGCCTTCGCCGCCGACATGGCGCGCACTGGCTCGCCGTCTGAGGGGCGCGATGTGGGCGTGGTGTACAGCCTGCCGCCGCGGCACGGCGTGACCGTGCTGCCCTCCTCCGGCGATGTGGGCGCGCAATACACCCCTGCGGCGGGTTGGGCGCAGGCGGCCACCTACTACCAGAACGAACTCAAGGACAAAGAGTGGAAAGGCGCCATCGCCGTGGCGCTGGGCGGCGACGGTTCGGTGGCCACCAATGGCTTCTGGGCAGCGCTGACGATTGCCACCACGCTTGAGCTGCCGATGCTGTTCTTTATCGAAGACAACGGCTACGGCATCTCAGTGCCCAAACACTTCCAAACGCCTGGCGGCGATATTGCCGCCAATTTGAAATCATTTAAGAACTTGCGCATCACCACTGGGTCTGGCACCGAGCCGAAGGAAACCGCCGAGCGCATCGCCGACGCGGTGAGCTATGTACGCTCCGGCGCGGGCACGGCGCTGCTCAAACTCAGCGTACCGCGCCTTACCGGGCACACGTTTGGCGAAGACCAGACGGCCTACAAGAGCGCCAAGCAACTCAAAGAAGAGCAAAGCCGCGATCCGTTGCTGGCGCTACGCAAGCACCTCGATGCGAAATTTGATTGGGACGGGCTGCAGGCCGATGTTGAGAAGGACGTACGCAGCCAACTGGCGGCCGCCGAGGGCAACCCGCAGCCAGCCAGCTACAGCGGCACGCTGCATTTGTTCGCGGCGGGCGAGCACCGCGCGCAGGTGCCGCCGGCGCTCAACAAGCCTGCCGCCACCTTCGCTAGCGCCCCTGCCGAAGATGGCGCACGCATCAACATGTCTGAAGCCATCCGGCGCACGATGGAAGTGGAGCTGGAGCAAAACCCGCGCCTGCTGATCTTCGGTGAGGATGTTGGCCCGCGCGGTGGCGTGCATCGCGTCACGCTGGATTTGCAAAAGAAATATGGTGCGGCACGCGTCTTCGATACCTCGCTGTCTGAGGAAGGCATCATCGGACGCGCCGCGGGCATCGCTATGGCCGGGCTGACCGCCCTGCCAGAAATTCAGTTCCGCAAATATGCAGACCCGGCCACCGAGCAAATTAATGACACAGGCTGGGTGCGCTGGCGCACGCACGGCAAATTCGCCGTGCCGATGGTGATCCGCATCCCCGTCGGCTACAGCAAGAAGACTGGCGATCCGTGGCACTCCGTCTCGGGCGAGGCCATCTACGCGCACAGCCTGGGTTGGCGCGTGGCGATGCCCTCCAACGCTGCCGATGCAGTAGGCCTGCTACGTGCCGCGCTACGCGGCCAAGACCCGACGATATTCCTGGAACACCGTGCGCTATACGACACGCCGCCCTCGCGCCGCCCCTATCCGGGCGACGACTACGCCCTGCCCTTCGGCAAGGCGGCCGTACTGCAAGCCGGCGCTAAGCTCACCGTGGTGAGCTGGGGCGAGATGCTGCACCGTTGCCTGGAAGCCGCCGAGCCGTTCGCCGGCCAGGTAGAGATCCTTGACCTGCGCACCGTATCCCCGTGGGATAAGGACGCTGTGCTGGCCTCGGTGCGCAAGACCGGGCGCGTGCTCATCGCCCACGAGGACACGCACACCGGTGGCTTCGGCGGCGAGATCGCCGCCACGATAGCCGAAGAAGCCTTTGCCTATCTTGATGCGCCCGTGGCGCGGGTAACCACGCCCGACGCATTGATCCCATACAACATTGCGTTGATGAACACTATCATTCCAAGTGTGGAGGCCTTACGAACACGCATAGACGAACTGCTCACGTGGTAACCCGCGCCGCGCTCAGCCTGGCGGCACTCAGCCTGCTGCTGGCCGCCTGCGGCGAAAAGCCGGCCGCCAGCCCGCCGGCCGACGCGCCGCTCAGTGCGCAAGCCGAACAAGGCAAGCGCCTGTTCAGCCAGTACTGCGGCGCCTGTCACAGCATTGTGGGTGACGCCGCCATCGTTGGCCCGGCGATGGCCGGCATCGCCACGCGGGCGGGCACACG
The DNA window shown above is from Anaerolineales bacterium and carries:
- a CDS encoding cytochrome c is translated as MVTRAALSLAALSLLLAACGEKPAASPPADAPLSAQAEQGKRLFSQYCGACHSIVGDAAIVGPAMAGIATRAGTRIEGLSAQDYIVESILAPGAYLVPGFDNLMPSTWGTTLTGEEMDAIVAFLLTLQ
- a CDS encoding prepilin peptidase translates to MLIAAIAAGLLSALLVNYLADVLPLHRRLARPAWWPLTPESIGAYIHAPRKFVVHVVLLLACVYIFQNPPADFSPYLLTVVLAYFALVTVIDIEHRLVLHPVSLFGALALGALGAWRHGLLPTLAGGAAGFLLMLGLYFSGELIGRLLARLRKQAWEEVALGFGDVNLAGVIGLLLGWPAILPGLMAGILLAGAYSLGFVFVSLMRGRYSLFASIPYAPFLCLGAVALVLLGLYP
- a CDS encoding segregation/condensation protein A; translated protein: MVSLLHRDAPQPYTVDTPVYQGPLDLLLQLIERAELDITKLALAQVTDQFLGYMRTLQELKAERVSEFLVVAARLMQIKSEALLPRPVVRQPDEEDPAEALVQQLLLYKRFKELASLLTLRQDTALRSYLRMAPPPKVEGRLDLSGLTAVDIHRAAMKVHARADARAPLRTVVAAPRVTIREKIKTIADMLRQKTVTSFRELVAGTPDRLHVVVTFLAMLELVRRYRIAAKQEALFEDIELRRDDNWNETLDFELEFTE
- a CDS encoding SpoIIE family protein phosphatase, with amino-acid sequence MEILIGVAKTNKYAMSESGDTLEVVERPSGGLSVVLADGQRSGKSAKFISTMVVRKVISLLAEGVRDGAAARAASDYLLTHRNGQVQSTLNIISIEMETRKLLVTRNNPLPVLVFQDGEITSLDERSDAVGLRRETRPVLTALEIRAGLSVAVFTDGLPFAGERSGTPMDIHSAFNRMATLGESPQAIADGLMSEALTLEHNRPGDDISILVVGVRSTLQDDAVRRMQVRLPVWPG
- a CDS encoding GIY-YIG nuclease family protein, producing the protein MPYYVYIMCNRTRTIYTGVTSNLEGRVLQHRSKAQAGFTQKYDITKLVYYEEYTTALEAIAREKQVKTYRREKKVALINALNPKWQDLAEDWEPNAPKENR
- the trxA gene encoding thioredoxin, yielding MINEPVHVTDEAFEKAVLQSETPVVVDFWAPWCGPCRAVAPILDKFAQEYAGKVVIAKVNTDENPQWAGQFDVRGIPTMLFVANGKLVHRQVGALPEPMLRELFDQFVDVASRPAAEAN